CAGGCGGTAGGACAACCAGGCATTCTGTCCTGAATCTTTGTCCACTGCCACCACTTTGGTCACCAGATATCCTGGGTCTGCAGATCGAGGTGCTAGTTCCACACCAGTGGACCCGTCTGTGGGGAGGGCAGGATATAGGATCTCAGGCATGTTGTCGTTCTGGTCCACTAAGAACAGGCTCAATGATACATTGCTACTCAGTGGAgggttcccactgtccactgctaTCACCCACAGCTGCAGGTCCTGGAACTGCTCGTAGTCAAAGGAGCGGAGAGCATAGAGGACTCCAGTGTCAGAGTTGATGGAGATGAAGGACGACAGGGGTGCTCCTTGAAAGCTATCTTCAGCTAAAGAGTAGGTTACGTGGGCATTGTCGTTACTGTCAGGGTCATAGGCCAGCACTGAAAAGATGGAGGTGCCTCTGGGATTGTTTTCAGGAATGTAGGCAGAGTAGGCCCTCTGGGGGAAGGAGGGTGGGTTGTCGTTGATATCTGCCACCTGCAGTAAAAGGTGTGCATCTGTGGACAGAGGTGGGCTCCCTTCATCTTTGGCGCTTAGAGTGATGTTGTAGGAGGAGAACTGTTCCCTGTCAAGAGCTCTGGTTGTAACCAGTCGGTAGTAACTGTCCACCGACCTTTCTAACTTAAAAGGGAGCATCTCAGGAAGTGAACAGGAGACAACAGCATTCTGCCCAGAGTCCCTATCATGCACATTGAAGAGTGCAATTACCGTTCCCAGGGGAGCATTTTCAGGCACAGAAGCAGTGGCAGATGTCATGTAAAATTCGGGGGCATTGTCATTGACATCTAGAACGGTGACAATAACTTTCGTCCTAGTCAGAAGGCCTGGGCCATCCTGAGCCTCAATATCGATTTCATGGAATTTAGCTTTCTCATAATCCAGACTTTTTGTGATTGTTATATCTCCAGATGTTGACTTTAGCTCAAATGCATCTGTAGTTTCTCCAGGGGCATGCTCCTGAAAATAAGTCACTTGGGCATTGTATCCCTCATCAGCGTCAGTGGCTGTCACTGTGAGTATCCGGGTGCCTACGGGCGTATTCTCAGGAACTCTCACGCGATACTCGGGCTGTGTAAAAACAGGAGCGTTGTCGTTCGCATCCAAGACCTTCACACGAATGCGGCAGGTGCCGGATCGCACTGGATTGCCCCCGTCGGAGGCGACTAGAACCAGATGATGAACAGCCTCTTCCTCGCGGTCCAAGGCACGCTCGAGCACCAGCTCTGGGTACTTGTTCCCATCAGCTCCAGTTCGCACGTCCAAAGAGAAGTGGTCATTTGAATTGAGTTTATACTTCTGGAGGGTGTTCTCTCCCACGTCCGCATCATGTGCACTCTTAAGAGGAATCCTGAATCCTGGTGTAGTTGTTTCACTGATTTTTAGTTCTGGATCCTCTACTCCAAAGCGAGGAGCATTGTCATTAACATCTGTTACTTCCACCTCTACAGAATAAATAGTCAATTTATCTTCCAGTAGTAGGTTAAAGTTCACCAAACAAGGCGTGCTCTGGGCGCAGAGCTCCTCCCGGTCTATCCTGCCTGCCGTAACCAAGCTGCCGCTTCGCGGGTTCAGAGCAAACAGCTGCGACCTACCTCTGGAGACGATGCGGACCCCtcgttctgccagagcctggggCTCTAATCCCAGGTCCTTGGCGATGCTGCCCACAAAGGAGCCTTTGTCGATCTCCTCCGGCACGGAGTAGCGGATCTGTCCAGCTCTGGCCTCCCACAGGGCGGCCCAAAGTGCGCACAGGAGGGCCAGCATTCTGCTCTGGGGGAGTTTCTGCAGCGTCGCCATTGCCCTTCTGCAGCCGAGTTTCCTCTGAATCAGCTGCCAGCACAGTGGGGGGACTCCAGTCCGTATCTCCCAGGGGTTGAGGCGACCAGGAGTCACTGGATccaggatagaggagagagaacTACCAGGCAGCTAGGTTGAATTTCTTGCATCTTCTCTGACCGGAAGCTGCGGACAAACTACCAACCTTTTGTGTTGTGCCAGCTATTCAGTGGGATTGGTTGGCTGCTTTTTACTCCTTAGGTGGTCAACAGCGACGCTCAGAGGCCTAGCCAGTTTCTGCACTTGTTGAAGGCAAACCCACGTTTGCCTGTGGCTTTTAAGTTGCTCTCAAGAATGACACTTACACTGAGACACAATTTTATTTACAGTAGAAATAAGCATTTAAAAGTAGGGACCTTTTTTAGAACTAATAAGGAAGGTGTAAGCATTGTAACCTGATAGTGGTCTCTATGAAAGTATTGTAGAATGTTTAAGGCTTAAACCTAATGCTATTGGACCTCTCccaccttaaacaaacaaaaacccaacaaaacaccaaaaaaaaaaaaaaaaaaaaaccaacaaaactgaaacaataaacaaaacctaTGCTCAGATAAAAAGGTCAAATTTAAAACACTAGCTACATTTTCTTATAAGTTTTTTGAAATTTTGTGCTCAGTTGCAAAGCACTTCACTCCAGTACTTCATACTTAAATAGTTATTAGACACAACAGCATGTACGCCTGACACAAGGTTTGATTGAATCTTACTTGGAAACCAGTTCTCAGAAGCTTTTAGTGTGAGAAAGATGTGGGAAAGTAAAGAGGATGTTATTAAGGAGTATCGATGCCGAATTTGGTGAAAAACACTGAGCCCTGGGGACACATAGCGGAAGGAAACCCAATTTATGTTTGGGAGTCAAAAACGACCTTTCCTGAATGCCACTTCCTTAGATCCTGAAAGGTAGGATAAACCAAGAAGAGGCTGAAGTAACACTGTAGAAACTCAGAACCAATGCTTGGAGTTGAGAGACAGCCAGGAACATTATGGAAACTGGTGGTAGCTATATTGACAAATGTTCGGGCAGGCAGGGTTTGCAGACAGGATTACATTAGGAATCGGTCATTCAAAGTTGTTTGAGATGACTAAGCACTCTCTCTCTTCCATACTTAGTGTTTACTAAGGTGGTACAAGATGATGCCATGGATGTCTTCTTACTCCTGtttgagattttatatatatatatatatatatatatatatatatatatatatatgtaatgcatttatttaaaaatacattttgaaatatttcaagTATACTATGGAACTATTACTATAGAAAGTAATATTACCAAAATCTGTGTATACCagtatgatttatttatttatttacttaatatatatagaaatattactatagaaatattatatagaaatattatataGGAATATTACTATAGAAAGTAATATTACCAAAATCTGTGTATACTGGTgtgctttatttaattttagcaTCTTACCATATTTAAATAAGACCAATGCttagactttttattttgaattatttcagAATAGTTGCAAAAACAGTACAAATAAATGCTATAAATAGCCACTGCTTGGTAGCTGAGGGGGGCTTAGTTCTATATCTGAGGATGCTGGAGTCCCTTGTGTAAAATGATGAAGAACATGCAAATAATATTTTGTACATAGTTTGTCACCTTCCAATTATACATGCTGTCTAAGATAATGTAAGTAGTTGATGTACATgcttaaaaatgttttccaaatattttcaatTTGTGATGTAGCTGTAGGATCGTGCAGTTGGACTTGTGCATTTCACATTTAAAGTATTCTGTGCCCTCATTACCCCAAATGTGAACATTTTAGTTGCATGCTTTCATTGATTCTATGTAAGCTGCACGCATGATGCTCCTTTACTTCTCTTAACCAAAAAGTACTTCTTTATAACCAAAGTACAAAATCAACTTGATGTTAATGCGATTTCTTTATCTAGCCTATAGCTCTTAGTAATAATTTTCCAGCTTGccacaatgtctttttttttttttaatagcaaaataaagtattttccaAGCCCACGACCCATCCTGGGATCATGTGTTACTTCACATGATTGATTTCTGCAGTGAGGAGAATCTTAGCAGTTCATCAGGCTTTACACTTCATGACTCTGGACTTGAAGACTCTGCCAGTGCTACTGTAAAAACATTCTCCCTTGGGTGTGTTAGACTCTGTTGATTAGGTTCATCTGGTTGGCGCACATAGGATGACGTCATCTCCTTCTCAGTGCATCGCCTCAAGAGCCACCTGGTTCATGGTCTCAGCACTGTTTTTGTTAATGTAGATCACTGGAAATGTTCTAGAAATTGTCTAGTTATTTGTAGATTTCTCTCCTTATGGTTCGTTGATTAATAATGATCTTGTCTAATCCCCTTTGTGCCTACCCACCATCTTTTACTCCTCCTTTCTTGCTTTCAGTAGATATGTAGGTTGTCTTAATTAGTTCTGTACATTtctgcttattttattattatttttaatattttatggactatcatgtgtatgtgggaatgcccaaagaggccagaagaaggtatcagatcttcTGAAGTTGGAGCCACAGACAATTGAGAGAGAGCTTCTGGAACCTTCCTGTTTGATCTAGGCTTTCTTTGGGAATCATGTTAAAATCTGGTATTATTTTCAAAACTGTATTTTTGATGATGGGAtctcataggttttttttttttacctgtttgataacattttcttttttataattataagCAATTAGTTTCTTAAATTTACAACTAGTGTTTGTTGCCTTAAATATGACTTTGTTGTATTAATGTTCTAATATGActgttttgtgcatgtgtgcatatgaagTGTTAGTTTCAATATTTCAGTATAAATTTCAGAATCTACCTTATCAAcagaatatgtattttaaaaatctgtgtttaaattataaaaactaagaaaatgcaGAACGGAAACAATTTATTAGTTGAGAGTATAATtttgaagcaaaaagaaaataaaaacccagaaGATATGCAGCAAGAACAAAATTCTGTTAAAATCactagagaagaaaaagattacTTAAAAAATATGAGAGCCCACTGACATAAAATTTCTCACTTGTAATAACCATAAATTCTAGGAAGataatgtattttgaaatttAGACGTATACATTTGTTGTAAGTAgaagactgtttttaaaaagttctcaCCTACTCTGCTTCCCTATCTTGACAAAATTTCTGTCCATTACCCTCCATAAGTTACTTAAGGAGATGTATTTTTTAAGCACACATAAATTATCTCTTAATGAGAGATTATAGAACTAGGATGTTTAGCAATAACATTACAACTTCTATagattattatcattttatattcataCAAGTAAAATTGTGACTTTTGATGGGTTTCATCATTACCCGTCTGAATAAGTGGATAGTCAACTCAGAAAAATGGAATGATTTAGCAAGACATGGTGAGAAATAGGAGACGAATTTGTTTCTAATGCAGTTCTCTTTCCCATAAAAGAcaggccttcacacacacacactcctcatcTTCACCACTCACAGTACAACTAAAGGCTCCTTGCCAAAGTAGGAGTTCTCAGTCTCCAccctttttttgagactgggATTTTGGGCatgctctccagccccagaatgtTAATAGAAATCTAAAAGGGTGAGCCACCTGTGTTGTGCctacatgcctgaaatcccagcactccaggagTCTGAGGCATTAAGATTATAAGTTTAAAACCCTGCTGGGATACAaattgagttcaagatcagcccaGGCATCTTATCAAGACATTATCTGAAGAGAGTAGAACTCACCTAGCATGCATAATAAGCCCCTAGGTTTAATATCCAATGGCATGAAACAATAATACACATTCCCAACCACTACTGAGATATAATGGAATATACTATTTATAGAAAACAGCAAGTATGTACAGCcatgaattattttcatttgataTACTTCATAAGGTCATTACAAATTTACCTGAGAAAATATTTCCTCTTTATCTTCAAGCAGAGACTGGGGTGCTGACAGAAATTCCCTTTTCTCACAGCTCTCTTGGCTGATGAGTGTGTCTGCATAGTTGGGTTGTGGGAAGATCAAGTGGCTCTTTCGAGAGTCAGCAGTGAGTGAGATCTCATGGGAATAGGTCTGTAGAAATGCATGTACCCCATCAACACCTACAAAGttggaggcaggcaggcctgtCAGTCCATTTGCTGCAGTCTGGAGCAAGCGTGAGGAGTACCAATGTCGCAGCTTGAGTACCAAGAGCACTATTACAAAGGCTAGGAAGATGCAGGAGACCacagccactgccaccaccaggtAGAGTGTGAGATCTGAATCCTGGGGATCAGCAGGGGTCCCAATGCTGCCCAGGTCAGCCAGGATGTCAGGAATGCTGTCAGCCACTGCTATGGTAAATGTGACTGTGGTGGATAGAGGAGGCTGGCCATGGTCCTGCACAGACACCACCAGACTCTGCTTGAGAGCATCTCTGTCTAGCAGGACCCGAGCAGTGCGTACCTCTCCTGTGTGCAGTCCCACCGAGAAGAGCCCTGGTTCACTGGCCTTGAGCAATCGGTAGGACAGCCAGGAGTTCTGTCCTGAGTCTTTGTCCACTGCTACCACTTTGGTCACTAAGTAACCGGGCTCAGCAGATCGAGGTGCTAGCTCCACACCAGTGGAGCCATCAGTAGGGAGGACAGGGTACAGGATCTCTGGGGCATTGTCATTCTGATCTATCATGAACAGATTCAGAGATACATTGCTGCTGAGTTGTGGGTTCCCACTATCACGGGCCATCACGCTTAGCTGCAAATCTCGAAACTGCTCATAGTCAAAGGATTGCAATGCATAGACAACTCCAGTGTCAGAGTTGATGGAGAAGTAAGAAGACAAAGGTACTCCCTGAATAGTGTCTTCCACCAGGGCGTAAGTCACTAGTGCATTCTCATTGTGGTCAGCATCCTGGGCCTTTACCGAGACGATGGAAGCTCCTCTGGGGTTGTTTTCAGGAATGTAGACAGAATAGGAGTCCTGTTCGAAAACTGGAGGGTTGTCATTGATATCTGTCACTAGCAGTGAGATGTGAGCTTGGGTAGATAGGGGTGGAGTTCCCTGATCTGTTGCTGTTATTGTGATGTTGTACCCAGAGCTATGTTCTCTGTCTAGTGTTCTTTCTGTTACCAAGCGGTAATAATTGTCGACTAACTTTTCCAGTTTAAAGGGCAGGTTGCCAGGAATGGAACACGTGGTGAGACCATTGTTATCAGCGTCTTGATCATGCACACTGATAAGAGCAATTATCGTCCCAGGAGGAAAGTTTTCTGGTACTGTGGTAGTGACAGATGTGATTCCAACTTCTGGGGCATTATCATTAACATCCAAAACAGTGACCAGCACCTTAGCTCTGGCCATGAGTCCAGCACCATCCTGAGCTTGAATTTCCATTGGATAAACTTTGTATTCTTCAAAATCTAGTGGTTCCTTATTTGATAGTTCTCCTGTGTAAGAATCCAACTGAAACTTCCGGACCACACTGTGGTCTACCTTGTAAAAGGAGTAGGTTACTCTGCCATTAGCTCCCTCATCCGGGTCAGTAGCATTCACCTTGAGTAGCCGAGTGCCTAATGGGACGTTCTCAGGGACTCTCACGTGATACTCTGCCTGAGTAAATGCTGGTGGGTTGTCATTCACATCTATCACCTGAACATGAATTTGCAGAGTCCCTGAATGTATTGGGTTGCCGCCATCCGAGGCAGTGAGGACAAGGTAGTGGACAGCATCTTTTTCTCTGTCTAGAGGTCTCTGCAGTACCATCTCCGGCTGTTGTGGTCCTTCAGGTCCCTTTTGCACATCCAGGGCGAAGTGAGGGTTGGCGCTTAGCTGGTAGCTCTGAAGTGAGTTTATGCCCACATCAAGGTCTTGCCCGAGAGGCAGAGGGATCCTGGTACCTGGAGTCGTTATCTCACTCATTTTTAATTCTAGCTCTTCTAACTGGAATTGGGGAGTGTTATCATTAATATCAATGATCTCTATTTCGATAGGAAGAAGCTTCATTTCATCCTCCATAAGAATGTTAAAGCTAACGACACAGGGCACACTCTGAGCGCACAGCTCCTCCCGGTCTATCCTGCCTGCGGTGACCAAGCTGCCGCTTCGCGGGTTCAGGGAGAAAAGCTGCGACCTACCTCTGGAAACAATACGGATCCCGCGCTCCACCAGCTCCCGGGGTTCCAGTCCCAGGTCCTTGGCGATGTTGCCCACGAAGGAGCCTTTGTCGGTTTCTTCTGGCACAGAGTATCGGATGTTTCCAGCCCCAGCTTCCAACAGTAGATCTAGAGACAGGCACAGCAGCATCAGCAGGTTCCAGCCGGTTTGCTTCTCTGAAATCGCCATAGCTCTCTGGCTTCctgcttttttccccctcaatCTCTTATCAAGGATattgtttctctgcttttccaAGGGTCTTCTTTACCTTACTTTTGATAATTATAGCAGAGAGCTGTCCAGAAATACGCTGGGCAGTCTCAGGCAGACATTTTCAGTCTGGCAAGAAGGAGTCTAAGAGTCACGcgttttcccttttttctttttaaattgggcGTGTGGTGCAGTGCTTGTATCCCCCAGGTTGGTGAACAGCGGCGCCCAGAGTCCTAACAAGTTACTGCACTCCTTGAAAATGTAATCAGGTATCTTAAGTCCTGGTTTACTGTCAAGTAAAtagctaaaacatttttttttgtacaataGTATgtctatttatgtatgtatatatgcatgtatatatgtatgtatgctcacTTCTTTATAGATATGTTGTATTGCACTGTGCCGGAGAACCTGGTAGTCCAAATTATCTGCTTTCCCTGTTGGTTATTCAAGAAATGATAGCTAAGAGTTCTTTAACTATAAAGAGAAAAtcagcttttcatttttgttgtataTCTTGATCATCTGATAATTTCTCAGGCCACAAATATCAgtcaagaatgaaaaaaatattaggtgtgtggtggggggatcAACTTTCAGACTTCAGGATAGTCTCCACTTCATTTTCCTTCCATTGTGCTTTGAATATTTTCAGAACTCTGGTATTGTGAAGACAATGTTAAACCATAtctgtatttctcttcttttctgaagAAGCTATGTTAAGAAAGATTTAAAATTCCCCCAAAggtaatatattttgaatataataaaattgGGGTCTTGCCATTTCATTAAAAAGATCACATGAATATATAATTTAGACTTCAAACTCAAAAGACAGAGAAGTTGTAATATTATTCTTCAAAGATGAAAACAGCCACATCTTTATTTTTAGGGATGCTATAGGGATAACAGGTGTTCTACAGTCATCCATTATATTCTCCAAGAGAAGGAGGTTTTCTTAAGCAACAGTATCTTTTGCCTAGGATGATGAGGATGTCGCTTTCCTTCTATTCCTTGTTAGGAAGCTGGAGGGGCACAGCTGCAGTGGTGAGCACACCCTTGCTCGTTTCAGGCTCGCCCGTGGGCCCTCAGGAGCAGCTATGAATATGAAGCTCAGCATCTGGTCCTTTCAGTATGAGGAGAATAACGGAATGCTAGTGGGATGACGAAGGTCAAAGTAGGCAAAGAAGATGCATTTGCAGAAAATGGAGAGTAGCTCCTGAGAAGTGTCTTCTAAAAACAGCAAGGTACCCGCTTTACTACAGGATCCTGGCTGAAGGGAGTTCTTGGAAAGTTCAGAGCTCATTGTGGATCTGGGATATTTAGAATGGTGAAGAAGGCTGATGATTTAGTCAACAAACAGACAATCGAGATGAATGAAttgaatctgtttttgtttgtttgttttgagacagggtttctctgtgtagccctggccatcctagaactcactctgtagaccaggctggcctcgagctcagagagccacctgcctctgcctcccaagtgctgggaataaaggcgtgagCCATCATACCCAGCTGAATGAGCTGAATCTTATAGTTTGAAGAAAAGCAGGAATAAATCTGAGAATCTGGAGGAGTAATTTTCCAGGTTCATACCAGCTTTGAAGATTTGGTTCATTTCAGAAAAGAATGTCCAGCTAATAGTGTTCCTTCTGCTAAAAGTGCTGTGGTTGTAGGTCATTCTGAGAGCTAGCCTGCTCTATCCAGAGTGTTGTCTCAGCTTGCAGATCAGCTGTAATAACAGTGAACTTTTGCTGACTTTCACATATTTTGAACCACTAAGTGATTATAACATTCAGTGAAAGATGTTTGTCCACTAAGTGACATGTTGGCAGATATGGAAAGTTGTTTATTACTTTGTTCAAAATCACAAAATGGGAAAATGGTGGTTGATAGCAAACCGACTTAAACATAACAATCTGAAAGTGAAATAAAAGAGGTgaaagaagctgggcagtggtggcgctcacctttaatcccagcacttgggaggcagaggcaggtggatttttgagttcgaggccagcctggtctacagagtgagtaccaggacagccagggctacacagagaaaccctgtctcaaaaaaaaaaaaaaaaaaaaaaaaaaaagcaaaaaaaaaacccccaaaacaaaacaaaaaacaacaaaaaaagtgaaagtaaaagaagaaaaagagtttGATAGAttccagaacaatgagaagagaggtgtggagatctgaggaagGTCAATTTAAAAAGCTGTTATCGCTACGCACTTGGAATCATTAGGTtgaccacagcagcagcagagaggaCACTGGGAGCCACTTCTTCCCGAAGCCACTGGTGCAGCCTAATGGGAATGGTATTCCTGGGATGTCAATGCTTTTGTTCTAGTTATTATAACTACAAAGTAAATCATTTAAAACCATATGAAAAAACTAGTATATGTTTTATAAActaaacatttacatatacacatgtatttccTGCCATTGTGTCATTTGCTGAGTGTCCTGACTCACTCTCACATAGTGAGTGGCATGACATTCCACAATGCTCTGCTGAATTCTGAAATACCTTCACTAAGATAAGAAGTGTACTCCAAGGTCagaacacttaaaatatttttatttgctttgtcaTAATTTACTATGTTCAAAAAGTAAATTATCAGTGCCTAATGTTCTCTTAACACATTCCTGTACAGAAATTATGACTTTGGGattatagtaataaaatgacattttttgtGACGCTTTAGTATAAATTATTTGGATCTATAAATATACCAGAGATCTTTTCATcagagagaaatattttcttgtaaatacatgttaaatttatgattctttatgtattttacttCACAAAGGCTGAGCTTGGGTgggagatatagctcagttgatCTGCACATCACAGCTGCACATGAACAAAGCCCTGGGATCAATCCATAGCACAGCAGAAATCCAAGGGtggtgtgcatgtctgtaatcctgtaatcctagcaggaAGTTAGAGTCAGGAGGACAGGAAGGTAGAAGTCATTCTTAGCTTAAGCAatgggtttgaggtcagcctggctacACAAGACTGTTtcagataaaagaagaaaaaaagaaaatgaaaacaggaaaaagTTGAACTCTTACATTAATAAATGACCAGATGAAATATGAATTTTCTTGTGTAATAATCATAACTTAAAACAAGTTTACCTCTTGGTTGTCTTAGGTAAAGAAAACATAACTGTCTTTGCTTAAAAGTCCCATAGCTTCTGCTGATCTTCCATTGTTAATTTTAACATCCAAGTCtttgtaaatgttttaatttattccTTGATAAAGAAGGTTAAAAACTACAGTGTCTCAAGTTACAgtaatttacttttctttatctGACAAGAAACTATGGTATTTGCATTTCAGAAACAATTGAGATGAGATGCTGGGAGCCGACTAGATACAATAGTCATGAAAGTTTCAGAAAATGAGGACAGAAAGGGGGGATTTGACAGCCATATGAATTGTTCTTGGAAGGAGAATTTCTGCTCTTTCATAACCAAATTCAGTTTCTCCGCATCTCAAAGACAGGTATAAGGACCTCAAGGGTAGTAACTTAACAATGCAATAAACCTCCTTCATCATTGTAAGGACAAGAGTTTTCAAAACATGTTAATGCATATTAATGCATACAAAGTTTTTCCAAAAAGGATTGTGAACTAAAGAGGCAGAATAAAGCACATATAAAAGTATTCAGTACATTGGTAGAGCTTCCCATCCCACCAACAAAAGACAATCAGAAACAACTTATAAAAGTTGTAttaagtgaaaatatttaaactcacatgtatgtatttgaCTCCAATACAACTTGTAAGGCTTTGTTGTTGGCATTGGAGGCAATTTCCAGTTGAAAGATGTTTCTAGAATTAATCTAATAAGTGAAGCCATGCATTGATTCTACTAAAAGATGAGGCTTAAGTTGGGAGCAACTCCAAAACCATGCTTCAGAGACCAGGCTGACAGATGTTCCTAGTGATGGAGATAGAGTAATCGGCCCGGGATGATTGCCAGAATCCTTCTGAGGAGGAAGAGTATAGAAACTAAGGCAAGGCTTTCAAAACTAAACCTCCATCTGCCTGGCACTGGTACACTGAAGTCTGGCAGTAACTCCTGAAAACTCATGGTAAAGAGTAGACAATGGAGTGACTCCATCACATAGCCCCTGGTAGGTTCTGAGTCAGGGAGCAGTGCTGCACATACTTAGCTGTTTGTCCCCAGGCTGAAGAACCACATTAGCTGGTCTAAAATATATGATAGGACAGTTAGCTCTTGTGCTTCAAGTTGGGGCACACTTTGGTCACCAGGCAGACAGGCTCCACAGTG
This DNA window, taken from Arvicanthis niloticus isolate mArvNil1 chromosome 14, mArvNil1.pat.X, whole genome shotgun sequence, encodes the following:
- the LOC117719689 gene encoding protocadherin gamma-A2 isoform X10 produces the protein MATLQKLPQSRMLALLCALWAALWEARAGQIRYSVPEEIDKGSFVGSIAKDLGLEPQALAERGVRIVSRGRSQLFALNPRSGSLVTAGRIDREELCAQSTPCLVNFNLLLEDKLTIYSVEVEVTDVNDNAPRFGVEDPELKISETTTPGFRIPLKSAHDADVGENTLQKYKLNSNDHFSLDVRTGADGNKYPELVLERALDREEEAVHHLVLVASDGGNPVRSGTCRIRVKVLDANDNAPVFTQPEYRVRVPENTPVGTRILTVTATDADEGYNAQVTYFQEHAPGETTDAFELKSTSGDITITKSLDYEKAKFHEIDIEAQDGPGLLTRTKVIVTVLDVNDNAPEFYMTSATASVPENAPLGTVIALFNVHDRDSGQNAVVSCSLPEMLPFKLERSVDSYYRLVTTRALDREQFSSYNITLSAKDEGSPPLSTDAHLLLQVADINDNPPSFPQRAYSAYIPENNPRGTSIFSVLAYDPDSNDNAHVTYSLAEDSFQGAPLSSFISINSDTGVLYALRSFDYEQFQDLQLWVIAVDSGNPPLSSNVSLSLFLVDQNDNMPEILYPALPTDGSTGVELAPRSADPGYLVTKVVAVDKDSGQNAWLSYRLLKASEPGLFSVGLHTGEVRTARALLDRDALKQSLVVSVQDHGQPPLSATVTITIAIADNIPEVLADLGSIRIPANSDDSELTLYLVVAVAVVSCVFLAFVIALLALRLRRWHMSRMLQTSRDGLGGIPASHFVGVDGVRAFLQTYSHEVSLTADSGKSHIIFPQPNYADTLISQESCEKNDFLSAPQPLLDDKREETPQQAPPNTDWRFSQAQRPGTSGSQNGDETGTWPNNQFDTEMLQAMILASASEAADGSSTLGGGAGTMGLSARYGPQFTLQHVPDYRQNVYIPGSNATLTNAAGKRDGKAPAGGNGNKKKSGKKEKK
- the LOC117719689 gene encoding protocadherin gamma-A1 isoform X12 — protein: MAISEKQTGWNLLMLLCLSLDLLLEAGAGNIRYSVPEETDKGSFVGNIAKDLGLEPRELVERGIRIVSRGRSQLFSLNPRSGSLVTAGRIDREELCAQSVPCVVSFNILMEDEMKLLPIEIEIIDINDNTPQFQLEELELKMSEITTPGTRIPLPLGQDLDVGINSLQSYQLSANPHFALDVQKGPEGPQQPEMVLQRPLDREKDAVHYLVLTASDGGNPIHSGTLQIHVQVIDVNDNPPAFTQAEYHVRVPENVPLGTRLLKVNATDPDEGANGRVTYSFYKVDHSVVRKFQLDSYTGELSNKEPLDFEEYKVYPMEIQAQDGAGLMARAKVLVTVLDVNDNAPEVGITSVTTTVPENFPPGTIIALISVHDQDADNNGLTTCSIPGNLPFKLEKLVDNYYRLVTERTLDREHSSGYNITITATDQGTPPLSTQAHISLLVTDINDNPPVFEQDSYSVYIPENNPRGASIVSVKAQDADHNENALVTYALVEDTIQGVPLSSYFSINSDTGVVYALQSFDYEQFRDLQLSVMARDSGNPQLSSNVSLNLFMIDQNDNAPEILYPVLPTDGSTGVELAPRSAEPGYLVTKVVAVDKDSGQNSWLSYRLLKASEPGLFSVGLHTGEVRTARVLLDRDALKQSLVVSVQDHGQPPLSTTVTFTIAVADSIPDILADLGSIGTPADPQDSDLTLYLVVAVAVVSCIFLAFVIVLLVLKLRHWYSSRLLQTAANGLTGLPASNFVGVDGVHAFLQTYSHEISLTADSRKSHLIFPQPNYADTLISQESCEKREFLSAPQSLLEDKEEIFSQQAPPNTDWRFSQAQRPGTSGSQNGDETGTWPNNQFDTEMLQAMILASASEAADGSSTLGGGAGTMGLSARYGPQFTLQHVPDYRQNVYIPGSNATLTNAAGKRDGKAPAGGNGNKKKSGKKEKK